Proteins from a single region of Weeksella virosa DSM 16922:
- the rpsJ gene encoding 30S ribosomal protein S10, which translates to MSQKIRIKLKSYDYNLVDKSADKIVKTVKATGAVVNGPIPLPTHKRIFTVLRSPHVNKKAREQFQLSAHKRVLDIYSSSAKTVDALMKLELPSGVEVEIKV; encoded by the coding sequence ATGAGTCAAAAAATAAGAATAAAATTAAAATCATACGATTATAACTTAGTTGATAAATCAGCTGATAAAATCGTAAAAACTGTGAAAGCTACCGGTGCTGTAGTGAATGGACCAATTCCATTACCGACACACAAACGTATCTTTACAGTTCTACGTTCGCCTCACGTAAATAAAAAAGCACGTGAACAATTTCAACTATCTGCACACAAACGTGTATTGGATATCTATTCATCGTCTGCTAAAACAGTAGATGCTTTGATGAAACTAGAGCTACCAAGTGGTGTAGAAGTAGAAATTAAAGTGTAG
- the rplC gene encoding 50S ribosomal protein L3 has translation MSGIIGKKVAMTSLFDENGKNIPCTIIQAGPCVVTQVRTEEKDGYKSVQLGFDDAKEKNTSAALKGHFKKAGTTPKRKLVEFYGDKWVDTLNLGDEVKVDLIQEGEYVSVTGTSKGKGFQGVVKRHGFGGVGQATHGQHNRLRAPGSIGAGSDPSRVFKGMRMAGRMGGKQVTVQNLEVLKVDTEQNLLIVKGAVPGPKNSYVIVRRWK, from the coding sequence ATGTCAGGTATCATTGGAAAAAAAGTTGCGATGACAAGTCTGTTTGATGAGAACGGGAAGAATATTCCATGTACAATCATTCAAGCAGGGCCTTGCGTTGTAACACAGGTCAGAACCGAGGAGAAGGACGGGTATAAATCTGTTCAGCTTGGTTTCGATGACGCAAAAGAGAAAAACACCTCTGCCGCTTTGAAAGGTCATTTCAAGAAAGCTGGAACGACGCCAAAACGTAAATTGGTAGAATTTTATGGCGACAAGTGGGTAGACACATTAAACCTAGGGGATGAAGTAAAAGTTGACTTGATCCAAGAAGGTGAGTATGTAAGTGTGACTGGTACGTCAAAAGGTAAAGGATTTCAAGGGGTTGTTAAACGTCACGGGTTTGGTGGTGTTGGTCAGGCAACTCATGGTCAGCACAATCGTTTGAGAGCGCCAGGATCTATTGGAGCTGGTTCGGATCCATCTCGCGTATTTAAAGGTATGCGTATGGCAGGAAGAATGGGTGGAAAGCAAGTTACAGTACAAAATTTGGAAGTATTAAAAGTGGATACGGAACAAAACCTTTTAATTGTTAAGGGTGCTGTACCAGGTCCTAAAAATTCATACGTAATTGTAAGAAGATGGAAGTAG
- the rplD gene encoding 50S ribosomal protein L4, translated as MEVAVLNIEGKETGRKVSLDEAVFGVEPSTHTVWLEVKQYLAAQRQGTHKAKERNEVAGSTRKIKKQKGTGTARAGSIKSPVFRGGGRIFGPRPRNYSFKLNKAQKRLAKKSVLSQKLADNEIKVIEDFSFEAPRTKEFINVLKGLGLEGKRSLFVLGEPNKNVYLSSRNLQKTKVVNNSELNIYDMINASQIVFFEGSLATIQDNLRK; from the coding sequence ATGGAAGTAGCAGTATTAAATATAGAAGGAAAAGAAACCGGAAGAAAAGTTTCGTTAGACGAAGCGGTTTTCGGAGTTGAGCCATCTACGCACACAGTGTGGTTAGAAGTTAAACAATATTTAGCTGCTCAACGTCAAGGAACACATAAAGCGAAAGAACGTAATGAGGTTGCGGGATCTACCCGTAAAATCAAAAAACAAAAAGGAACAGGTACTGCACGTGCAGGGTCGATCAAGTCTCCTGTCTTTCGTGGGGGAGGTAGAATCTTTGGGCCAAGACCAAGAAACTACTCTTTCAAATTGAATAAGGCACAAAAACGTTTGGCTAAAAAATCAGTGTTGTCACAAAAATTAGCTGATAATGAAATCAAAGTAATTGAAGACTTCAGTTTCGAAGCTCCAAGAACAAAAGAATTCATCAACGTATTGAAAGGTTTAGGGTTAGAAGGTAAAAGAAGTTTATTTGTTTTAGGAGAACCAAATAAAAATGTTTACCTATCATCTCGAAACCTACAGAAAACGAAAGTTGTTAACAATTCAGAGCTGAATATTTACGATATGATTAATGCATCACAAATCGTATTCTTTGAAGGTTCATTGGCAACTATTCAAGATAACTTAAGAAAATAA
- the rplW gene encoding 50S ribosomal protein L23 — MGILIKPVISEKATNTTELLGQYSFYVDTHANKLQIKAAVEAAYGVDVVKVNTMVSAPKVKTRYTKTGFQVGKTNKLKKATVQLAEGQEIELFG, encoded by the coding sequence ATGGGAATATTAATTAAACCAGTCATTTCAGAAAAAGCGACTAATACAACTGAGTTGTTAGGGCAATATTCGTTTTATGTAGATACACATGCGAATAAATTACAAATCAAAGCTGCTGTAGAAGCAGCTTATGGTGTAGACGTAGTAAAAGTAAATACCATGGTATCTGCTCCCAAAGTGAAAACACGTTATACCAAAACAGGTTTTCAGGTTGGTAAAACAAATAAATTAAAGAAAGCGACCGTTCAGTTAGCTGAAGGTCAAGAAATAGAGTTGTTCGGATAA
- the rplB gene encoding 50S ribosomal protein L2 encodes MSVRKLKPITPGQRFRIVNDFSVLTPGAKPEKTLIEGKSKSGGRNHSGKMTMRNIGGGHKQRYRIIDFKRNKDGEATVESIQYDPNRTAFIALLVYADGEKRYVIAQNGLKAGQTIHSGDSVEPEVGNTMKLKNIPLGTVISCIELRPGQGAVMARSAGTYAQLVARDGKYAIVKLPSGEIRMILVECRATIGVVSNSDHQLEVSGKAGRSRWKGRRSRTRAMVMNPVDHPMGGGEGRATGGIPRSRNGIPAKGYKTRDKKKSSNKYIIERRKK; translated from the coding sequence ATGTCAGTAAGAAAATTAAAACCTATCACCCCAGGACAACGTTTTAGAATCGTTAATGATTTTTCGGTTTTAACACCAGGTGCTAAACCAGAGAAAACATTAATCGAAGGTAAATCTAAATCGGGTGGACGTAACCATTCTGGTAAAATGACCATGCGAAACATTGGTGGTGGTCACAAACAAAGATATCGTATAATCGACTTCAAACGCAATAAAGACGGAGAAGCAACTGTAGAGTCTATCCAGTATGACCCCAACAGAACAGCTTTCATCGCTTTATTAGTATACGCCGATGGTGAGAAGCGATATGTGATTGCACAAAATGGACTAAAAGCTGGGCAAACTATCCATTCAGGAGATTCAGTAGAGCCAGAAGTGGGGAACACAATGAAGCTAAAGAACATTCCTTTAGGAACCGTAATATCATGCATAGAATTACGTCCAGGACAAGGAGCAGTTATGGCAAGAAGTGCAGGGACTTATGCGCAATTAGTTGCGCGTGATGGTAAATATGCCATCGTTAAGTTACCAAGTGGAGAGATTCGTATGATTTTGGTAGAATGTCGTGCAACGATCGGAGTTGTATCAAACTCAGATCACCAGTTAGAAGTATCAGGTAAAGCGGGGCGTTCGCGTTGGAAAGGACGTCGTTCTAGAACGAGAGCAATGGTAATGAACCCTGTGGATCACCCAATGGGAGGTGGTGAAGGTAGAGCTACCGGAGGTATTCCACGTTCAAGAAACGGTATTCCTGCAAAAGGATACAAGACTCGTGATAAGAAGAAGTCGTCTAACAAGTATATTATTGAAAGAAGAAAAAAATAA
- the rpsS gene encoding 30S ribosomal protein S19: MARSLKKGPFIHYKLERKVLANVESGSKNVIKTWSRASMISPDFVGQTFAVHNGKQFIPVYVTENMVGHKLGEFAPTRTFRGHAGAKNKGKK; the protein is encoded by the coding sequence ATGGCACGTTCATTAAAAAAAGGACCATTCATCCACTATAAATTAGAAAGAAAAGTATTGGCCAACGTAGAGTCAGGAAGTAAAAATGTGATCAAAACTTGGTCAAGAGCTTCGATGATTTCTCCAGATTTTGTGGGTCAAACATTTGCAGTACACAATGGAAAACAATTTATTCCTGTTTATGTAACAGAGAATATGGTTGGTCATAAATTAGGTGAGTTCGCTCCAACACGTACTTTTAGAGGTCATGCCGGAGCTAAAAACAAAGGAAAAAAATAG
- the rplV gene encoding 50S ribosomal protein L22, producing MGSRKRLSNQTIKEANKKIAFAKLNNVPTSPRKMRLVADIIRGEEIQKALGILKYSKQHASISLEKLLLSAIANWQVKNEGSDVEDAGLYVKTITVDSARQLKRIRTAPQGRAHRIRKRSNHVTIVLGTKEDKQKVEDQ from the coding sequence ATGGGATCTAGAAAAAGATTAAGTAATCAAACAATCAAAGAAGCGAACAAAAAAATCGCTTTTGCGAAATTAAATAATGTACCAACTTCTCCAAGAAAAATGCGATTAGTTGCAGATATTATTAGAGGAGAAGAAATTCAGAAAGCTTTAGGTATCCTTAAATACTCTAAACAGCATGCATCTATTTCATTAGAGAAATTATTGTTGAGTGCAATTGCCAACTGGCAAGTGAAAAACGAAGGGTCAGACGTTGAAGATGCTGGTTTATATGTGAAAACGATTACAGTAGACAGCGCTCGTCAATTAAAACGAATTCGTACTGCACCACAAGGTAGAGCACATAGAATAAGAAAACGTTCTAACCACGTTACTATTGTATTAGGAACTAAAGAAGATAAACAAAAAGTAGAAGATCAATAA
- the rpsC gene encoding 30S ribosomal protein S3 yields MGQKTNPIGNRLGIIRGWDSNWYGGNDYGDRIAEDAKVRKYLRARLSKAGVSRIYIDRTFKLVTVTVTTARPGIIIGKGGQEVDKLKEELKKITGKEVQINIFEIKRPELDAILVGDSIARQIENRISYRRAIKMAMTSAMRMNAEGIKIQISGRLNGAEMARSETYKEGRIPLSTFRADIDYHISEAHTTYGRLGIKVWIMKGEVYGKRELSPLVGLQKKQNKRSGGAHRGERSNRGKR; encoded by the coding sequence ATGGGACAAAAAACTAATCCAATCGGAAATCGTTTAGGAATCATCAGAGGATGGGATTCTAACTGGTACGGTGGAAATGATTATGGTGATAGAATTGCAGAAGATGCAAAAGTACGTAAGTACTTACGTGCTCGTTTATCAAAAGCCGGAGTTTCTCGTATCTATATCGATCGTACTTTTAAGTTGGTTACAGTGACGGTAACAACAGCTCGTCCAGGTATCATTATTGGTAAAGGAGGACAAGAGGTTGATAAATTAAAAGAAGAGTTGAAGAAAATCACCGGTAAAGAGGTGCAAATCAATATCTTCGAAATCAAAAGACCAGAACTGGATGCAATCTTAGTAGGTGACAGCATAGCAAGACAAATCGAAAATCGTATTTCTTACCGGCGAGCAATCAAGATGGCAATGACATCAGCAATGCGCATGAACGCAGAAGGAATCAAAATTCAGATTTCTGGGCGTTTAAACGGAGCTGAGATGGCACGTTCTGAAACGTATAAAGAAGGACGTATTCCATTATCAACTTTCCGTGCTGATATCGATTATCATATTTCAGAAGCACATACAACATACGGTCGTTTAGGGATCAAGGTGTGGATTATGAAAGGTGAAGTATACGGTAAACGTGAGCTTTCTCCACTTGTAGGACTACAAAAGAAACAAAACAAACGTTCTGGCGGAGCACACAGAGGTGAACGTTCTAATAGAGGAAAACGTTAA
- the rplP gene encoding 50S ribosomal protein L16, producing MLSPRRVKYRKTQKGKMKGNSQRGAELAYGTFGIKTLDEAFITARQIEAARIAATRYMKREGQLWIKIFPDKPITKKPAEVRMGKGKGAPEYWVAPVKPGRIMFEVGGVPLDVAKEALRLAAQKLPVKTKFIVARDYSI from the coding sequence ATGTTATCACCGAGAAGAGTAAAATATAGAAAAACCCAAAAAGGTAAGATGAAAGGTAACTCGCAAAGAGGAGCTGAGTTGGCTTACGGAACTTTTGGGATCAAAACTTTAGACGAAGCATTCATTACTGCTCGTCAGATAGAAGCGGCTCGTATTGCTGCTACACGTTACATGAAACGTGAAGGACAATTATGGATCAAAATTTTCCCAGATAAACCAATAACCAAGAAACCTGCAGAGGTACGTATGGGTAAAGGAAAAGGTGCACCTGAATATTGGGTAGCTCCTGTAAAACCAGGACGTATCATGTTCGAGGTAGGAGGTGTTCCATTGGATGTAGCAAAAGAAGCTTTACGCTTAGCTGCACAAAAATTACCTGTGAAAACGAAGTTTATTGTAGCAAGAGATTACTCAATCTAA
- the rpmC gene encoding 50S ribosomal protein L29, with product MKTEEIRNLSIEDLKAKIAEEQKALEQLEMTHAISPIANPIEIRNARKLVARLKTILTEKQKQQ from the coding sequence ATGAAAACAGAAGAGATTAGAAATCTTAGTATTGAGGATTTAAAAGCTAAAATTGCCGAAGAGCAAAAAGCACTAGAACAATTGGAAATGACCCACGCAATTTCACCAATTGCTAACCCAATTGAAATTAGAAATGCACGTAAACTCGTTGCACGTCTAAAAACAATTTTGACTGAAAAACAAAAACAACAGTAA
- the rpsQ gene encoding 30S ribosomal protein S17, with protein MMERKLRKERIGLVTSNKMDKTVVVSETKKQKHPFYGKFVLKTKKYTAHDETNDCNEGDTVRIMETRPLSKNKRWRVVEIIERAK; from the coding sequence CTGATGGAAAGAAAATTAAGAAAAGAAAGAATTGGTTTAGTAACATCAAACAAAATGGATAAAACTGTTGTGGTGTCTGAAACCAAGAAACAAAAACACCCTTTCTACGGAAAGTTCGTTTTGAAAACCAAAAAATATACAGCGCACGACGAAACAAACGACTGTAACGAAGGTGACACTGTGCGCATCATGGAGACTCGTCCATTGTCTAAAAACAAACGATGGAGAGTAGTAGAAATAATCGAAAGAGCTAAATAA
- the rplN gene encoding 50S ribosomal protein L14 produces the protein MLQQESRLKVADNTGAREALVIRVLGGTKRRYASVGDKIVVAIKEATPNGNVKKGAVSKAVVVRTKKEVRRKDGSYIRFDDNACVLLNTQGEMRGTRVFGPVARELRDKEYMKIVSLAPEVL, from the coding sequence ATGTTACAACAAGAATCAAGATTAAAAGTTGCAGATAACACAGGAGCTCGTGAGGCGTTAGTCATTCGCGTATTAGGCGGAACCAAAAGACGCTATGCATCAGTTGGTGACAAAATCGTTGTAGCGATTAAAGAAGCCACCCCAAACGGAAACGTTAAGAAAGGTGCTGTATCTAAAGCTGTTGTAGTTAGAACGAAGAAAGAAGTTCGTAGAAAAGACGGTTCATACATCCGTTTCGATGATAACGCTTGTGTATTGCTTAACACACAAGGTGAAATGCGCGGAACCCGTGTATTTGGTCCTGTAGCACGTGAATTACGTGATAAAGAATATATGAAAATTGTATCATTAGCCCCTGAGGTATTATAA
- the rplX gene encoding 50S ribosomal protein L24 yields MAKLKIKKGDNVVVLSGSHKGKTGTVVRVFPGKAKAIVEGVNIAKKRVKPSAQNPQGGIIEKEAPLYICKLALVDPETGKATKVGYKVEDGKKTRISKKTGKAI; encoded by the coding sequence ATGGCAAAGTTAAAAATTAAAAAAGGAGACAACGTCGTTGTTTTATCAGGTTCTCATAAAGGGAAAACTGGTACAGTAGTGCGTGTATTCCCAGGCAAAGCAAAAGCAATTGTTGAAGGGGTGAACATCGCAAAAAAACGTGTAAAGCCAAGCGCACAAAATCCGCAAGGCGGAATAATCGAGAAAGAAGCTCCTTTATATATCTGTAAATTGGCTTTAGTTGATCCTGAAACTGGTAAAGCTACAAAAGTAGGTTACAAAGTAGAGGACGGAAAGAAAACAAGAATTTCTAAAAAAACAGGTAAAGCTATTTAA
- the rplE gene encoding 50S ribosomal protein L5 has translation MSKTYKPRPQVKYKEEIVGALKEEFGYKSIMEVPKLEKIVLSQGLGAATADKKIVDYAIEELELITGQKAVGTISKKDEAAFKLRKGMPIGAKVTLRGEKMYEFLDRLVTAALPRVRDFQGISSNGFDGRGNYNLGIKEQIIFPEINIDKVKKIQGMDITFVTSAKTDKEAKALLTKFGLPFTKEK, from the coding sequence ATGAGTAAAACTTACAAACCGCGTCCGCAGGTTAAATATAAAGAAGAAATTGTAGGAGCTCTTAAAGAAGAGTTCGGATACAAATCGATCATGGAAGTTCCGAAATTAGAGAAAATTGTATTATCACAAGGTTTAGGTGCTGCAACTGCAGATAAAAAAATTGTTGATTATGCAATCGAAGAATTAGAACTTATCACAGGTCAAAAAGCTGTAGGAACCATCTCGAAAAAAGATGAGGCCGCATTCAAATTACGTAAAGGAATGCCAATCGGAGCAAAAGTAACTTTACGTGGTGAGAAAATGTACGAATTCTTAGATCGTTTGGTAACAGCTGCTTTACCACGAGTACGTGATTTCCAAGGAATCAGCTCGAATGGTTTCGACGGTAGAGGAAACTATAACTTAGGGATAAAAGAACAAATCATTTTCCCTGAGATCAATATCGATAAAGTGAAAAAAATCCAAGGGATGGACATCACTTTTGTGACCTCTGCAAAAACTGATAAGGAAGCAAAAGCTTTATTAACTAAGTTTGGTTTACCATTTACGAAAGAAAAATAA
- the rpsN gene encoding 30S ribosomal protein S14, translating to MAKESMKARERKRAKLVAKYAAKREALLAAGDYEGLQRIPKNASPVRLHNRCKITGRPKGYMRTFGISRVTFREMANEGLIPGVKKASW from the coding sequence ATGGCAAAAGAATCAATGAAAGCGCGTGAGCGCAAAAGAGCAAAATTAGTTGCTAAATATGCAGCAAAACGTGAAGCTTTATTAGCTGCTGGTGACTATGAAGGATTACAAAGAATTCCTAAAAACGCTTCGCCTGTACGTTTACACAACCGTTGTAAAATAACAGGTCGCCCTAAAGGATATATGAGAACATTTGGTATTTCTCGTGTTACATTCCGTGAAATGGCAAACGAAGGGTTAATCCCAGGAGTGAAAAAAGCATCTTGGTAA
- a CDS encoding HAD family hydrolase, whose product MGKKINAIFFDFDGVIVDSLQLWEQMFDEVVKLYHLDTKCLVENDGMNFTTNEAIQLMLENQQRFTNALSAEIIEWTEKFYIDNFHQLLRLNEHVVEVLEHLKANQIQIILVSNSSKRQVKYAFEQLKLHSYFDHTISADDVSKGKPNAEPYLKALSLSEKQMEEVLVIEDSLTGINSAKVAGLNYKIYNNSAFCLHPNYIADFRELIKDI is encoded by the coding sequence ATGGGAAAGAAAATAAATGCCATCTTTTTTGATTTTGATGGAGTAATCGTAGATAGTCTACAATTGTGGGAGCAGATGTTTGATGAAGTTGTTAAACTATATCATTTGGATACGAAATGTTTGGTAGAAAATGATGGGATGAATTTCACGACAAATGAAGCAATCCAATTGATGTTAGAAAATCAGCAACGCTTCACCAACGCTTTGTCCGCGGAAATAATCGAATGGACAGAAAAATTTTACATCGATAACTTTCATCAGTTATTACGATTAAATGAACATGTTGTTGAAGTATTGGAACATTTAAAAGCCAATCAAATTCAAATTATTCTTGTTTCTAATTCCTCTAAAAGACAAGTCAAGTATGCTTTTGAGCAATTAAAACTTCACTCTTATTTTGATCACACTATTTCAGCAGATGATGTTTCGAAAGGCAAACCAAATGCAGAACCTTATTTAAAAGCTTTATCATTATCCGAAAAACAAATGGAAGAAGTTTTAGTTATTGAAGATTCACTCACCGGAATTAATTCAGCAAAAGTTGCAGGTTTAAATTATAAGATTTACAACAATTCAGCCTTTTGTCTTCACCCAAATTACATAGCAGATTTTAGGGAGTTGATCAAAGATATATAA